From the genome of Solanum stenotomum isolate F172 chromosome 5, ASM1918654v1, whole genome shotgun sequence:
GTGATATTATCAGGGAAAAGCTTCGCGAgtccaaaatctccaattttaGGATGAAGATTTTCATCAATAAGGACATTACTAGCCTTAATATCCCGATGAACAATTGGTGGTTGTGCTTCCACGTGAAGAAATGCTAGACCGGATGCTGTACCTAAACATATAGCTGCTCTCTTGGTCCAGTTTAACGGAACATGTTTCCCTTTAGAACCTGCAATGGTAAATTGTATACGTCGTTAAGTCATGCACTTGGATAACACTCCTTCCAGTACTAAAAGCAGATGATCACAGAGAAATTGGCAAACAGAAAatagaaatatcaaaatttggAAGCACATTATATCAGCTACTTGGGCCTTATGTTATCGTAAGGGTTCATGCACGGGCTAATGCAGACTCATTTGCTATCATCTATATACTTATGTTTTTTTGGTACAAATAAGCATTTAACTTTGTGAAAAGTACCTAGTAAAGCACTGGCAAGGCTGTTATTCTCCAAGTATTCGTACACCAGTATTCTATTGACACCCTCTACGCAACAACCAATCAACTGAACAAGATTTGGATGTTGGGTATTTGAAATCATATTAATCTCTGTCAAAAATTCACTGGTCCCTTGTTTTGATTCAGCGGAAAGACATTTGATAGCTACCGTCCTTCCATCCCTCAAAACCCCCTGCAACCAAACAATCAAGTTGCTTAAGTAATTAGTACACTAACAAGGatttcatattttctctcaaTATTTGCACTATAAGGCATTATTTATGTAGAAACAAACATTGTAAACACACTAGTAGATCGATTGATACAAGTCTAACCTTATAGACAACTCCAAAACCTCCTCCTCCTATTTTCTTTGATGGATGGAAATTCTCCGTTGCTGATCTCAACGAGTTATAAGAAAACAGTCTCACATTGTTGGTGGCAATCTCTAATCCTTCAaagtaaaaatatgaaagaacATCAAGTCTTGGAAGATGAAAATGGAGgagaaaatcaacaaaagagAATGGGAGAACACGTTCAAATTTCGAGCAACTACTCAAAACAAATTATGCCTTAATAGTTCATACCATACAAAACATTTGGTTGTTCAAACAGGTATTTCAGAGGCAATATGTTAATATTAGTTCTATGATCTAGGTGAAGTATTTAAAACATCTAAATACTCAACATTGTAGCTTAGACATGAGAATGGCATTGGCATCGATCTCTAATATACCACGTATTGGATCAAACTAAGGCCTCAATCTGCAAATGCCCATGTTATTCAAAGCTCAATCTAAACGAACTCTGCTTCACATTGATTCGCTGAGGAAAACACCACATATAAAGTGCTTAATCTATGATACCCTATGGCTTATGGAAAGTGATTAACATGGTTCATTTATTTAACAAAATGGGCTAAAGATTAGTAGATTTCCCACAACATTTTGTACTAGGCCAAGCTGGATTGTTCAGTCCAAATTCAcatcaacatatttttttaaatctgattagtgaaaaaaattatattttcaacttttaaGGTCTGTGACAAATCCAGAGGTTCAAAAATCATCATTTCCATTCTGTAACAACAAATttgacagtttttttttttttaacatgaaAGACAAAAATGAATTTAACAACAAACagaaaataacaacaacaacaacagcaaaATAGCGACTATTTCCAACAAACCCTTGACTCAATTAATTCAATAActtgtcataaaaaataaaagaaatcttGAAAACAGACAGCGGAAGATGATCTTACCTTGTACTTGAGTTCCTCTATTATCCTTGCACTGCCTAAAAGAACCAAAACAACTAAAAGCCATTCTTGAAATATATTCaaactttcaaga
Proteins encoded in this window:
- the LOC125866201 gene encoding putative serine/threonine-protein kinase; translated protein: MAFSCFGSFRQCKDNRGTQVQGLEIATNNVRLFSYNSLRSATENFHPSKKIGGGGFGVVYKGVLRDGRTVAIKCLSAESKQGTSEFLTEINMISNTQHPNLVQLIGCCVEGVNRILVYEYLENNSLASALLGSKGKHVPLNWTKRAAICLGTASGLAFLHVEAQPPIVHRDIKASNVLIDENLHPKIGDFGLAKLFPDNITHVSTRVAGTIGYLAPEYALLGQLTKKADVYSFGVLILEIVSGSSSSNAAFGEDLLILVEWAWKLREEGRLLDLVDPELTEYPEAEVLRFIKVALFCIQSAYNQRPNMKQVIEMLSKGVKLNEKLLTEPGVYRPHSSKRSSCGSNITTSSKGKKGVTSTNTTDFHSFQSVSEIIPR